A region of the Pseudomonadota bacterium genome:
TAACGCGCGCGCTCGCCAACATCGTCTACGGGCTGCAGGACCGGCTCTACCTCGGCAACATGGACGCGAAGCGCGACTGGGGCTTCGCGGGGGACTACGTCGAGGCGATGTGGCGCATGCTGCAGCACGGCGAGGCGGGCGACTTCGTCGTCGCCACGGGCGAGACGCGATCGGTGCGCGAGTTCTGCTCCGCGGCGTTCGCGGAGGCGGGGCTCCCCGTCGAGTGGCGCGGCGCGGGGGTCGACGAGGTCGGCGTGTGCGCGAAGGACGGCCGCGTGCTCGTCGCGATCGATCCGCGCTACTTCCGGCCCGCGGAGGTCGACCTCCTGCTCGGCGACGCGACGAAGGCGAGGGAGGCGCTCGGGTGGACGCCGAAGACGACGTTCGCCGAGCTCGTCTCCATGATGGTCGCGGCCGATCTCGAGCGCACGCGCCTCTTCGTCGAGGGCGCCGATCCGAAGAAGCACTCCGTGAGCGCGCTGCGGGAGGACTGAGAGACGCGGGCGCGCCGAGGGGCGCCCCTACCGCAGGATCTTGTCGAGGATCGCGTCGAGCTCGGCGTAGCTCGTGTAGTGGATCTCCAGCCGTCCCTTGCCCTTCCGATCCGCGATGACGACCCGGGCGCCGAGCGCGCGCTGCAGCCGCTCCCCGAGGTTGCGCACCTGGGCGCTCTGGCCGGCCTTCGCCGCCGCGCCGCCCTTGGCCTTGCCCGCGCCCTGCGCCGCGCGGGCCCGCCTTTCCGCCTCGCGCACCGACAGCCCGCCCGCCACGATCCTCCGCGCGAGGGCGCACATCGCCTGCGCCGAGCCAGCCTGGAGCAGGGCGCGCGCGTGTCCCTCGGTCAGGGCGCGGTCGAGCACCATCGCGCGCACCTCGGGCGGCAGGCCCAGGAGGCGCAGGCTGTTGCCGATCGTCGAGCGGTCCCGGCCGAGGCGCGCCGCGACCTCGTTCTGCGTGAGGCCGTGCTCGTCGATGAGGCGCTGGTAGTTCACCGCCTCGTCGATCGGGTTGAGATCCTCGCGGTGCAGGTTCTCGATCAACCCCATCAGGAGCGCCTCCTTGTCGGTGGCCTCCTTGATGACGACGTGC
Encoded here:
- a CDS encoding ParB/RepB/Spo0J family partition protein; this encodes HVVIKEATDKEALLMGLIENLHREDLNPIDEAVNYQRLIDEHGLTQNEVAARLGRDRSTIGNSLRLLGLPPEVRAMVLDRALTEGHARALLQAGSAQAMCALARRIVAGGLSVREAERRARAAQGAGKAKGGAAAKAGQSAQVRNLGERLQRALGARVVIADRKGKGRLEIHYTSYAELDAILDKILR